From the Tribolium castaneum strain GA2 chromosome 2, icTriCast1.1, whole genome shotgun sequence genome, one window contains:
- the LOC658245 gene encoding tRNA pseudouridine synthase Pus10 isoform X2, protein MVEDAELEIYNEIINKGCCKRCVLRYLGQCRTLLTFEHPNTCLVNFGYMDPIEEFEEERKAKIRKSNPCSVCLGLLQDPAIEEMFACEGLNNISEYLSQTFVAYITFPTCILIRDHSMKLHLKRLFPNLFDCSKVIKVNNAWRYAVEERLSQTLKKSYSHLSKLTLHFYTKYQLEDDELEAVQRVLKNLPKNNLSKHCVYNMLETISDNEFGNLVNVPPKVPLYAVTLDTMKFFSEAIHLIGNYLKYSRDLFQVQNLFNTASLDFSIETIIVDAVRNVASDFKDAVFKASGFDDNNIRVLGSGRTFHLQLNDPKFESVSKKQCQVIEGIIQRSKLMAVRNLRECDKRDICILLDNEQRGARSYKALCMVYKCKNIDYCINAVNMYESLNVCQKIPLKVFHKRKFYKKRRKIFQIKARKLKASLNSSMGTLEGLNLRSVIS, encoded by the exons ATGGTGGAAGACGCAGAACTCGAAATAtacaatgaaataataaataaagggTGTTGCAAACGATGTGTTTTGCGGTATTTGGGGCAATGCAGAACTCTGCTGACTTTCGAACACCCAAACACTTGCTTAGTGAAT TTTGGATACATGGACCCTATTGAGGAATTTGAAGAAGAACGAAAGGCGAAAATTCGCAAAAGTAACCCGTGTTCAGTTTGCTTGGGCCTTTTGCAAGATCCCGCCATTGAGGAAATGTTTGCATGTGAAGGCTTGAATAACATTTCTGAGTACCTGAGTCAGACTTTTGTGGCCTATATTACTTTCCCGACATGCATTTTAATAAGGGATCATAGTATGAAACTGCACTTGAAGCGCTTATTTCCAAATCTGTTTGACT GTTCCAAAGTTATAAAAGTGAACAATGCCTGGCGATATGCTGTTGAAGAACGACTGTCTCAAACCTTGAAAAAGTCTTACAGTCATTTATCGAAATTAACTTTGCATTTTTACACCAAGTATCAGCTGGAAGATGAT GAACTGGAGGCAGTACAGCGTGTTCTGAAAAACCtcccaaaaaacaatttaagtAAACACTGCGTTTACAACATGCTGGAGACAATATCAGATAATGAATTTGGAAACCTGGTCAACGTCCCCCCCAAAGTGCCCCTTTATGCCGTAACGCTGGACACAATGAAATTTTTCTCAGAAGCTATTCATCTAATaggaaattatttgaaatattctAGGGATTTATTTCAAGTCCAGAATCTGTTCAATACTGCTTCACTAGATTTTAGCATAGAAACAATAATTGTAGATGCAGTAAGAAACGTGGCAAG TGACTTCAAAGACGCCGTCTTTAAAGCATCTGGTTTTGACGATAACAACATTAGAGTCCTTGGAAGCGGCAGAACCTTCCACTTGCAGCTAAATGACCCTAAGTTTGAGTCAGTTTCGAAAAAACAGTGCCAAGTAATTGAAGGAATCATTCAGCGTAGCAAACTTATGGCTGTGCGAAATTTGCGGGAATGCGACaa GCGAGACATTTGCATCCTCTTGGACAACGAACAACGCGGTGCCAGGAGTTATAAAGCGTTGTGTATGGTGTACAAATGTAAGAATATCGACTATTGCATAAATGCGGTAAACATGTATGAATCTTTGAACGTGTGCCAAAAAATTCCACTAAAGGTCTTTCATAAgcggaaattttataaaaagagAAGAAAGATATTTCAGATTAAAGCTCGGAAATTGAAAG CGTCCCTGAATTCGTCAATGGGGACCTTGGAAGGACTAAACCTTCGCTCTGTGATATCATGA
- the LOC658245 gene encoding tRNA pseudouridine synthase Pus10 isoform X3 — translation MVEDAELEIYNEIINKGCCKRCVLRYLGQCRTLLTFEHPNTCLVNFGYMDPIEEFEEERKAKIRKSNPCSVCLGLLQDPAIEEMFACEGLNNISEYLSQTFVAYITFPTCILIRDHSMKLHLKRLFPNLFDCSKVIKVNNAWRYAVEERLSQTLKKSYSHLSKLTLHFYTKYQLEDDELEAVQRVLKNLPKNNLSKHCVYNMLETISDNEFGNLVNVPPKVPLYAVTLDTMKFFSEAIHLIGNYLKYSRDLFQVQNLFNTASLDFSIETIIVDAVRNVASDFKDAVFKASGFDDNNIRVLGSGRTFHLQLNDPKFESVSKKQCQVIEGIIQRSKLMAVRNLRECDKRDICILLDNEQRGARSYKALCMVYKCKNIDYCINAVNMYESLNVCQKIPLKVFHKRKFYKKRRKIFQIKARKLKGT, via the exons ATGGTGGAAGACGCAGAACTCGAAATAtacaatgaaataataaataaagggTGTTGCAAACGATGTGTTTTGCGGTATTTGGGGCAATGCAGAACTCTGCTGACTTTCGAACACCCAAACACTTGCTTAGTGAAT TTTGGATACATGGACCCTATTGAGGAATTTGAAGAAGAACGAAAGGCGAAAATTCGCAAAAGTAACCCGTGTTCAGTTTGCTTGGGCCTTTTGCAAGATCCCGCCATTGAGGAAATGTTTGCATGTGAAGGCTTGAATAACATTTCTGAGTACCTGAGTCAGACTTTTGTGGCCTATATTACTTTCCCGACATGCATTTTAATAAGGGATCATAGTATGAAACTGCACTTGAAGCGCTTATTTCCAAATCTGTTTGACT GTTCCAAAGTTATAAAAGTGAACAATGCCTGGCGATATGCTGTTGAAGAACGACTGTCTCAAACCTTGAAAAAGTCTTACAGTCATTTATCGAAATTAACTTTGCATTTTTACACCAAGTATCAGCTGGAAGATGAT GAACTGGAGGCAGTACAGCGTGTTCTGAAAAACCtcccaaaaaacaatttaagtAAACACTGCGTTTACAACATGCTGGAGACAATATCAGATAATGAATTTGGAAACCTGGTCAACGTCCCCCCCAAAGTGCCCCTTTATGCCGTAACGCTGGACACAATGAAATTTTTCTCAGAAGCTATTCATCTAATaggaaattatttgaaatattctAGGGATTTATTTCAAGTCCAGAATCTGTTCAATACTGCTTCACTAGATTTTAGCATAGAAACAATAATTGTAGATGCAGTAAGAAACGTGGCAAG TGACTTCAAAGACGCCGTCTTTAAAGCATCTGGTTTTGACGATAACAACATTAGAGTCCTTGGAAGCGGCAGAACCTTCCACTTGCAGCTAAATGACCCTAAGTTTGAGTCAGTTTCGAAAAAACAGTGCCAAGTAATTGAAGGAATCATTCAGCGTAGCAAACTTATGGCTGTGCGAAATTTGCGGGAATGCGACaa GCGAGACATTTGCATCCTCTTGGACAACGAACAACGCGGTGCCAGGAGTTATAAAGCGTTGTGTATGGTGTACAAATGTAAGAATATCGACTATTGCATAAATGCGGTAAACATGTATGAATCTTTGAACGTGTGCCAAAAAATTCCACTAAAGGTCTTTCATAAgcggaaattttataaaaagagAAGAAAGATATTTCAGATTAAAGCTCGGAAATTGAAAGGTACATGA
- the LOC658245 gene encoding tRNA pseudouridine synthase Pus10 isoform X1, with protein MVEDAELEIYNEIINKGCCKRCVLRYLGQCRTLLTFEHPNTCLVNFGYMDPIEEFEEERKAKIRKSNPCSVCLGLLQDPAIEEMFACEGLNNISEYLSQTFVAYITFPTCILIRDHSMKLHLKRLFPNLFDCSKVIKVNNAWRYAVEERLSQTLKKSYSHLSKLTLHFYTKYQLEDDELEAVQRVLKNLPKNNLSKHCVYNMLETISDNEFGNLVNVPPKVPLYAVTLDTMKFFSEAIHLIGNYLKYSRDLFQVQNLFNTASLDFSIETIIVDAVRNVASDFKDAVFKASGFDDNNIRVLGSGRTFHLQLNDPKFESVSKKQCQVIEGIIQRSKLMAVRNLRECDKRDICILLDNEQRGARSYKALCMVYKCKNIDYCINAVNMYESLNVCQKIPLKVFHKRKFYKKRRKIFQIKARKLKGNLVELDLCTQCGFSVPEFVNGDLGRTKPSLCDIMNAKVDVLAVDIVDFQPALHCDGEEDVII; from the exons ATGGTGGAAGACGCAGAACTCGAAATAtacaatgaaataataaataaagggTGTTGCAAACGATGTGTTTTGCGGTATTTGGGGCAATGCAGAACTCTGCTGACTTTCGAACACCCAAACACTTGCTTAGTGAAT TTTGGATACATGGACCCTATTGAGGAATTTGAAGAAGAACGAAAGGCGAAAATTCGCAAAAGTAACCCGTGTTCAGTTTGCTTGGGCCTTTTGCAAGATCCCGCCATTGAGGAAATGTTTGCATGTGAAGGCTTGAATAACATTTCTGAGTACCTGAGTCAGACTTTTGTGGCCTATATTACTTTCCCGACATGCATTTTAATAAGGGATCATAGTATGAAACTGCACTTGAAGCGCTTATTTCCAAATCTGTTTGACT GTTCCAAAGTTATAAAAGTGAACAATGCCTGGCGATATGCTGTTGAAGAACGACTGTCTCAAACCTTGAAAAAGTCTTACAGTCATTTATCGAAATTAACTTTGCATTTTTACACCAAGTATCAGCTGGAAGATGAT GAACTGGAGGCAGTACAGCGTGTTCTGAAAAACCtcccaaaaaacaatttaagtAAACACTGCGTTTACAACATGCTGGAGACAATATCAGATAATGAATTTGGAAACCTGGTCAACGTCCCCCCCAAAGTGCCCCTTTATGCCGTAACGCTGGACACAATGAAATTTTTCTCAGAAGCTATTCATCTAATaggaaattatttgaaatattctAGGGATTTATTTCAAGTCCAGAATCTGTTCAATACTGCTTCACTAGATTTTAGCATAGAAACAATAATTGTAGATGCAGTAAGAAACGTGGCAAG TGACTTCAAAGACGCCGTCTTTAAAGCATCTGGTTTTGACGATAACAACATTAGAGTCCTTGGAAGCGGCAGAACCTTCCACTTGCAGCTAAATGACCCTAAGTTTGAGTCAGTTTCGAAAAAACAGTGCCAAGTAATTGAAGGAATCATTCAGCGTAGCAAACTTATGGCTGTGCGAAATTTGCGGGAATGCGACaa GCGAGACATTTGCATCCTCTTGGACAACGAACAACGCGGTGCCAGGAGTTATAAAGCGTTGTGTATGGTGTACAAATGTAAGAATATCGACTATTGCATAAATGCGGTAAACATGTATGAATCTTTGAACGTGTGCCAAAAAATTCCACTAAAGGTCTTTCATAAgcggaaattttataaaaagagAAGAAAGATATTTCAGATTAAAGCTCGGAAATTGAAAG GTAATTTGGTTGAGTTAGACTTGTGTACACAGTGCGGTTTCAGCGTCCCTGAATTCGTCAATGGGGACCTTGGAAGGACTAAACCTTCGCTCTGTGATATCATGAACGCTAAAGTTGACGTTCTAGCGGTGGATATTGTTGATTTCCAGCCCGCACTGCATTGCGATGGAGAGGAGGACGTAATAATTTAG
- the RtcB gene encoding RNA-splicing ligase RtcB homolog: MVVRQYNQELEYLEKTSPYCWRIKKGFQPNMNVEGVFYVNQTLEKLMLEELRNACRPGMAGGFLPGVKQIANVAALPGIVGKSVGLPDVHSGYGFAIGNMAAFDVDNPESIVSPGGVGFDINCGVRLLRTNLFEKDVLPVKEQLAQSLFDHIPVGVGSKGIIPMNAKDLEEALEMGMDWSLREGYIWAEDKEHCEEYGRMLNADPSKVSMRAKKRGLPQLGTLGAGNHYAEIQVVDEIYDKWAACKMGIEEKGQVCVMIHSGSRGFGHQVATDALVQMEKAMKRDKIETNDRQLACARISSQEGQDYLKSMAAAANFAWVNRSSMTFLSRQAFAKQFNMAPDDLDMHVIYDVSHNIAKIEEHIVDGKQKTLLVHRKGSTRAFPPHHPLIPVDYQLTGQPVLIGGTMGTCSYVLTGTQQGMLETFGSTCHGAGRALSRAKSRRNLDYTDVLNKLEEMGISIRVASPKLVMEEAPESYKNVTDVVNTCHAAGISKKCIKLRPIAVIKG; this comes from the exons atggTGGTGCGACAGTACAACCAAGAGTTGGAATACCTGGAAAAGACTTCCCCGTACTGCTGGCGGATCAAGAAGGGTTTCCAGCCCAACATGAACGTGGAGGGTGTCTTTTACGTCAACCAAACCCTGGAAAAGCTCATGTTGGAGGAGCTGCGTAATGCGTGTCGCCCCGGAATGGCTGGGGGCTTCCTGCCGGGGGTCAAGCAAATCGCGAATGTTGCCGCCCTGCCTGGCATCGTCGGGAAGTCGGTGGGGCTCCCAGATGTCCACTCTGGATACGGCTTTGCTATAGGGAATATGGCAGCTTTTGATGTCGACAACCCCGAGTCCATCGTGTCTCCAGGGGGCGTCGGTTTCGACATTAATTGTGGTGTGCGATTGCTGCGCACGAATCTCTTTGAAAAGGACGTTTTGCCCGTGAAGGAACAGTTGGCTCAGAGTTTGTTCGATCATATTCCCGTGGGGGTGGGTTCGAAGGGGATTATTCCGATGAATGCCAAGGATTTGGAGGAGGCTTTGGAGATGGGGATGGACTGGTCGTTGCGTGAGGGGTACATCTGGGCTGAGGATAAGGAGCATTGCGAGGAGTATGGACGGATGCTGAACGCGGATCCGTCCAAAGTTAGCATGAGGGCCAAGAAACGGGGGCTTCCGCAG CTTGGTACTCTTGGGGCCGGCAACCACTACGCCGAGATCCAGGTCGTGGACGAGATTTACGACAAATGGGCGGCTTGCAAGATGGGCATCGAGGAAAAGGGCCAAGTTTGCGTCATGATCCACTCCGGTAGCCGCGGCTTCGGCCACCAAGTCGCCACCGACGCCCTCGTCCAGATGGAAAAAGCCATGAAACGCGACAAAATCGAAACAAACGACCGCCAGCTCGCCTGCGCCCGCATCAGCTCACAAGAAGGCCAAGACTACTTGAAATCCATGGCCGCCGCAGCAAATTTTGCATGGGTCAACCGCAGCTCTATGACTTTCTTAAGTCGACAAGCCTTCGCCAAACAGTTCAACATGGCCCCTGATGATTTAGACATGCACGTGATCTACGACGTGTCCCACAACATTGCCAAAATCGAGGAACATATCGTTGACGGGAAGCAGAAGACGCTTTTGGTGCACAGAAAGGGCTCCACAAGGGCTTTCCCGCCCCACCATCCGCTGATTCCCGTTGATTATCAGTTGACGGGTCAGCCGGTCCTGATTGGGGGCACTATGGGGACGTGTAGTTATGTCTTGACGGGGACGCAGCAAGGGATGTTGGAGACGTTTGGCTCGACGTGTCATGGAGCG GGTCGGGCGTTGTCAAGGGCCAAGTCGAGGAGGAATTTGGATTATACCGATGTTTTGAACAAGTTGGAGGAAATGGGGATCTCGATTAGGGTTGCGTCACCGAAACTGGTGATGGAGGAGGCGCCAGAGTCGTATAAGAATGTAACGGATGTTGTGAATACGTGTCACGCGGCCGGGATTAGTAAGAAGTGTATTAAGTTGAGGCCGATTGCTGTTATTAAAGGATGA